Proteins encoded in a region of the Blastococcus sp. Marseille-P5729 genome:
- the selA gene encoding L-seryl-tRNA(Sec) selenium transferase produces MTSPREDPRRRIPRTDTLLALPELSAAARTHGPAVVRTAVRQAQDRARSGEIRPEDVGAEAVAALPSRLTTMRPVINATGIVVHTNIGRAPLAQAAIDAVVAASGYVDVELDLGSGTRAGRGQGALSALREAVPAAGGVLAVNNGAAALVLATTALAAGREVIVSRGELVEIGDGFRLPDLIESTGARLREVGTTNRTSVQDYADAVSERSGCILKVHPSNFRIDGFTSSVSVSELAGLGLPVVMDIGSGLLAPEPSLPDEPDAATALADGATIVTASGDKLLGGPQAGLILGDAKAVEKLRRHPLARALRIDKLTLAALEATMRGPQAPVREYLSASPESLREKAIRLAIEVGLSESDVVAVDGRVGGGGAPGVPLPGYAVVLPEDCARRLRTGEPAVLARVEKGRCLVDPRCAGEAEMGALIGAVRQALGMTS; encoded by the coding sequence GTGACCAGCCCGCGCGAAGATCCGCGGCGACGCATCCCGCGCACCGATACGCTGCTCGCCCTGCCGGAGCTGTCTGCCGCCGCGCGTACGCACGGCCCGGCCGTCGTGCGTACCGCCGTCCGGCAGGCGCAGGACCGCGCCCGCTCGGGCGAGATCCGTCCTGAGGACGTCGGCGCCGAGGCGGTCGCGGCGTTGCCGTCGCGGCTCACGACGATGCGGCCGGTCATCAACGCCACCGGGATCGTCGTCCACACCAACATCGGCCGCGCTCCGCTCGCACAGGCCGCCATCGACGCGGTCGTTGCCGCATCCGGTTACGTGGACGTCGAGCTCGACCTCGGCAGCGGCACCCGCGCTGGCCGCGGCCAGGGCGCCCTCTCGGCGCTACGCGAGGCGGTGCCCGCAGCTGGCGGGGTGCTCGCCGTCAACAACGGCGCGGCGGCGCTGGTACTCGCGACGACCGCCCTCGCCGCGGGACGAGAGGTGATCGTCAGTCGCGGCGAGCTGGTCGAGATCGGTGATGGGTTCCGGCTGCCCGATCTGATCGAGTCGACCGGCGCCCGGCTGCGCGAGGTAGGGACGACGAACCGCACCTCGGTGCAGGATTACGCCGACGCTGTCAGCGAGCGGTCGGGGTGCATCCTCAAGGTGCACCCGAGCAACTTCCGCATCGACGGGTTCACGTCGTCTGTCAGCGTCAGCGAGCTGGCCGGGCTCGGATTGCCTGTGGTGATGGACATCGGGTCGGGTCTGCTGGCGCCCGAGCCGTCGCTACCCGACGAGCCGGACGCCGCCACTGCCCTCGCGGACGGCGCGACGATCGTCACCGCGAGCGGCGACAAGCTGCTCGGCGGGCCACAGGCCGGCTTGATCCTGGGAGATGCCAAGGCGGTCGAGAAGCTACGGCGCCATCCGCTGGCGAGGGCGCTGCGTATCGACAAGCTGACGCTCGCTGCGCTCGAGGCGACGATGCGTGGCCCACAGGCGCCGGTCCGCGAGTACCTTTCAGCCAGCCCGGAATCCCTTCGAGAGAAGGCAATCCGGCTCGCCATCGAGGTCGGGCTCAGCGAGTCGGACGTCGTCGCCGTGGACGGCCGCGTCGGTGGCGGCGGTGCACCCGGCGTACCGCTGCCCGGTTACGCGGTCGTGCTGCCCGAGGACTGCGCCCGTCGGCTGCGCACCGGTGAGCCCGCAGTGCTGGCGCGGGTCGAGAAGGGCCGCTGCCTGGTCGATCCCCGCTGTGCCGGCGAAGCAGAGATGGGCGCGCTGATTGGCGCCGTCCGGCAGGCCCTGGGCATGACGTCATGA
- a CDS encoding Pls/PosA family non-ribosomal peptide synthetase: protein MSTLLRSHLRTPERTLVDILYATAEAHPGKAALDDGDVVLSYAEMMRHAERIAAGLHEHGVRRGDRVGIRITSGTRELYLAIIGTLLAGAAYVPVDADDPDERAALVFGQAEVSTVLDSVDAVRELLVSQGPAPERPALDDDCWIIFTSGSTGLPKGVAVTHRSGAAFVDAEARMFLQDDPIGPQDRVLAGLSVAFDASCEEMWLAWRYGACLVPAPRALVRTGADLGPWLTARDITIVSTVPTLAALWPADSLEDIRLLIFGGEACPPELAERLVTDTREVWNTYGPTEATVVACGAKLTGEPPIRIGLPLDGWDLAVVGPDDQPVADGEQGELIIGGVGLARYLDPVKDAEKYIPMPTLDWDRAYRSGDLVINDQQGLLFVGRADEQIKLGGRRIELGEVDAALQALPDVRGAAAAVKQTPTGNQLLVGYVVPTVPATFDSTQARDELADVLPAALVPLIAVVDDLPTRTSGKVDRDALPWPLPDLSTPDADAERLEGTAGWVAEIFGKVLGVTPSARAFDFFANGGGSLTAAQLISQLRARFPEVTVADLYGQPTVGAMADFLDSKTRVIQPSARRGDVEPTRRLTQLLQIALSAVINTIAGARWVTMLLLIANVVGGIGAIDLPHVSWWIVGTASVLLLTPFGRMAIAAVGTRLLLHDVRPGVYNRGGRMHIKLWAAERLGDAVGAVNLAGAPWIPYYARALGCRIGRNVDLHSLPPLTGLLTLGRECSIEPEVDLSGYWIDGDALHIGQITVGARAQVGSRSHLAPGTVIGKDSDIAPGSAVFGTVPPGEYWSGSPATRKSRVKHPWPEERPASSRAWLAAYAVTSVVLSLFPVAAAVAALWIVSLFIADDADWLPVALHTLLATPLAALAGFVVLALLTLVAVRFFGLFIREGAFPVRSKVGWAAWSTERALDAARTYLFPIYASLATPTWLRLLGAKVGKNVEASTVLLIPKLTEIRDGAFLADDTLVAGYELGGGWVRTDRVKVGKRAFIGNSGMASGGRNVAKNSLVAVLSVAPHKSKAGTSWLGSPPVKLRRNAREVDKSLTHKPTRRLKIRRGLVELCRAIPVMVTVGIGFGVLLALGALWSTLGLWAAFMLSGVVLAVAGAVAAGITTLAKWLVIGRIGRIETPLWSSFVWRNEVVDTFVEFVAAPWFATPATGTPLLNLWLRTLGAKIGRGVWCESYWLPEADLVTLEDGATVNRGCVVQTHLFHDRVMQMDTVRLGRGATLGPNSVILPAASIGDAATVGPSSLVMRGEAVPAGSLWQGNPIGPWSKNIPSLRA from the coding sequence ATGTCCACCCTGCTGAGAAGCCACCTTCGCACTCCCGAGCGAACCCTCGTCGACATCCTCTATGCGACCGCTGAGGCACACCCTGGCAAGGCCGCGCTGGATGACGGCGACGTCGTCCTCTCGTACGCCGAGATGATGCGGCACGCTGAGCGGATCGCCGCCGGTCTGCATGAGCACGGCGTACGACGCGGTGATCGGGTCGGCATCCGCATCACGTCGGGAACTCGCGAGCTGTACCTGGCGATCATCGGAACGCTGCTGGCAGGCGCGGCGTATGTTCCCGTCGACGCAGACGATCCGGACGAGCGAGCGGCCCTCGTGTTCGGCCAGGCCGAGGTCAGCACAGTCCTCGACTCGGTCGACGCGGTCCGCGAGCTGCTAGTCAGCCAGGGGCCGGCCCCCGAGCGTCCCGCGCTCGACGACGACTGCTGGATCATCTTCACCTCCGGCTCCACCGGCCTGCCGAAGGGCGTCGCCGTCACCCACCGCTCGGGTGCTGCATTCGTGGACGCCGAGGCCAGGATGTTCCTACAGGACGACCCGATCGGCCCGCAGGACCGCGTGCTCGCCGGTCTATCGGTAGCCTTCGATGCTTCGTGTGAGGAGATGTGGCTGGCGTGGCGGTACGGCGCCTGCCTCGTCCCCGCCCCGCGGGCCCTCGTCCGCACCGGCGCGGACCTCGGTCCGTGGCTGACCGCGCGCGACATCACGATCGTCTCGACCGTCCCCACGCTCGCCGCCCTCTGGCCCGCGGACAGCCTGGAGGACATCCGGTTGCTCATCTTCGGCGGCGAGGCCTGTCCGCCCGAGCTCGCCGAGCGGCTGGTCACCGACACCCGGGAGGTGTGGAACACCTACGGCCCGACGGAGGCAACGGTGGTCGCCTGCGGCGCCAAGCTCACCGGCGAGCCGCCGATCCGCATCGGACTGCCCCTCGACGGGTGGGACCTCGCCGTCGTCGGGCCCGACGACCAGCCGGTCGCCGACGGTGAGCAGGGCGAGCTGATCATCGGCGGCGTCGGCCTGGCCCGGTATCTCGACCCGGTCAAGGACGCCGAGAAGTACATTCCGATGCCGACCCTGGACTGGGACCGCGCCTACCGCTCCGGCGACCTCGTGATCAACGACCAGCAGGGGCTGCTGTTCGTCGGCCGGGCCGACGAGCAGATCAAGCTCGGCGGACGGCGGATCGAGCTCGGCGAGGTGGACGCCGCGCTGCAGGCGCTCCCCGACGTCAGGGGGGCCGCGGCAGCAGTCAAGCAGACCCCCACCGGCAACCAGCTGCTCGTCGGGTACGTCGTCCCCACCGTCCCGGCCACCTTCGACAGCACGCAGGCGCGCGATGAGCTCGCCGACGTCCTTCCTGCTGCGCTCGTGCCGCTGATCGCCGTCGTCGACGACCTGCCGACCCGCACATCGGGCAAGGTCGACCGCGATGCGCTCCCGTGGCCGCTGCCGGACCTGTCGACCCCCGACGCGGACGCCGAGCGGCTCGAGGGCACCGCCGGCTGGGTCGCCGAGATCTTCGGCAAGGTCCTCGGGGTCACGCCGTCCGCCCGCGCCTTCGACTTCTTCGCCAACGGCGGCGGCAGCCTCACCGCTGCCCAGCTCATCTCGCAGCTGCGGGCCCGCTTCCCGGAGGTGACCGTCGCCGACCTCTACGGCCAGCCGACGGTCGGGGCGATGGCGGACTTCCTCGACTCGAAGACCCGCGTCATCCAGCCGTCGGCCCGGCGCGGCGACGTCGAGCCGACCCGCCGCCTCACCCAGCTGCTGCAGATCGCTCTGAGCGCCGTGATCAACACGATCGCGGGCGCGCGCTGGGTCACGATGCTGCTGCTGATCGCCAACGTCGTCGGCGGCATCGGTGCCATCGACCTGCCACACGTCTCGTGGTGGATCGTCGGGACCGCATCAGTACTGCTGCTGACCCCCTTCGGGCGGATGGCGATCGCGGCCGTGGGCACCAGGCTGCTCCTGCACGACGTGAGACCAGGCGTCTACAACCGTGGCGGCCGGATGCACATCAAGCTGTGGGCGGCAGAGCGCCTTGGCGATGCGGTGGGCGCTGTCAATCTCGCCGGGGCGCCGTGGATCCCCTACTACGCGCGGGCGCTCGGCTGCCGGATCGGCAGGAACGTCGACCTGCACTCGCTGCCGCCGCTCACCGGCCTGCTCACGCTGGGTCGCGAATGCTCGATCGAGCCTGAGGTCGACCTGTCGGGCTACTGGATCGACGGCGACGCGCTGCACATCGGGCAGATCACCGTCGGGGCACGCGCCCAGGTCGGCTCACGCTCACACCTCGCGCCCGGCACGGTGATCGGCAAGGACTCCGACATCGCGCCCGGCTCTGCCGTCTTCGGGACCGTGCCGCCTGGCGAGTATTGGAGCGGCTCGCCTGCCACGCGAAAGTCGCGGGTCAAGCACCCATGGCCCGAGGAACGGCCGGCGTCGAGCCGGGCATGGCTGGCGGCGTACGCCGTCACGTCCGTCGTCCTCTCGCTGTTTCCCGTTGCCGCAGCGGTGGCCGCGCTCTGGATCGTCTCGTTGTTCATCGCGGACGACGCCGACTGGCTACCGGTCGCGCTGCACACCCTCCTCGCGACGCCGCTGGCTGCACTGGCCGGGTTCGTCGTCCTGGCGCTGCTCACCCTCGTAGCGGTGCGATTCTTCGGCCTGTTCATCCGGGAGGGCGCCTTCCCCGTACGCAGCAAGGTCGGGTGGGCGGCCTGGTCGACCGAGCGCGCGCTGGACGCCGCTCGCACCTACCTGTTCCCCATCTACGCCAGCCTGGCCACCCCGACCTGGCTGCGACTGCTCGGCGCAAAGGTGGGCAAGAACGTCGAGGCGTCGACGGTGCTGCTGATCCCGAAGCTCACCGAGATCCGGGACGGCGCCTTCCTCGCCGACGACACCTTGGTCGCGGGGTACGAGCTCGGTGGCGGTTGGGTGCGCACCGACCGGGTGAAGGTCGGCAAGCGAGCGTTCATCGGCAACTCCGGGATGGCCAGCGGTGGCCGCAACGTGGCCAAGAACAGCCTGGTCGCCGTCTTGTCGGTGGCGCCGCACAAGTCCAAGGCCGGGACCTCGTGGCTGGGTAGCCCACCGGTCAAGCTGCGACGCAACGCGCGGGAGGTCGACAAGTCCCTCACCCACAAGCCGACCCGACGGCTGAAGATCAGGCGCGGTCTGGTCGAGTTGTGCCGCGCGATCCCGGTGATGGTGACCGTCGGCATCGGCTTCGGCGTCCTGCTCGCGCTCGGCGCGCTCTGGAGCACACTCGGGCTGTGGGCCGCCTTCATGCTGTCCGGCGTTGTGCTCGCGGTCGCTGGCGCGGTGGCCGCGGGGATCACCACGCTCGCCAAGTGGCTGGTGATCGGGCGGATCGGGCGGATCGAGACTCCCCTGTGGTCGTCGTTCGTCTGGCGCAACGAGGTCGTCGACACCTTCGTCGAGTTCGTGGCCGCGCCATGGTTCGCGACCCCGGCGACCGGCACCCCGCTGCTGAACCTGTGGCTGCGCACGCTCGGCGCGAAGATCGGGCGGGGCGTCTGGTGCGAGTCCTACTGGCTGCCCGAGGCCGACCTCGTCACGCTCGAGGACGGCGCGACCGTCAACCGGGGCTGCGTGGTGCAGACGCACCTGTTCCACGACCGGGTCATGCAGATGGACACCGTGCGGCTCGGCCGCGGCGCGACCCTCGGGCCAAACAGTGTCATCCTCCCGGCCGCCTCCATCGGGGACGCCGCCACCGTCGGACCGTCGTCCCTGGTCATGCGGGGTGAGGCGGTGCCGGCTGGCTCCTTGTGGCAAGGTAATCCGATCGGCCCGTGGTCGAAGAACATCCCCTCGTTGAGAGCCTGA
- the selB gene encoding selenocysteine-specific translation elongation factor gives MTGGGGPLTAVIATAGHVDHGKSALVRALTGIEPDRWSEERERGLTIDLGYAWTTLGTGETVSFVDVPGHQRFIGNMLAGVGPAAAVMLVVAADEGWRQQTTEHLLAIDALGIRHGLLVVTRSDLADPGPAMASAKERIARSSLGQVEAVAASARTGAGVDELRAALSRLVTELPVPRRDGRTRVWIDRTFTIRGAGTVVTGTLGEGRLTVGEAVRLIRPGRTSYDARVRGLQSLDSPIDHLAATARAAVNLPSVDVGDVGRGDLLLAGQWPLSDTLDVRLTSASANELPEELMLHVGSHAAQVRVRPLGDDAVRLRLPATLPLVAGDRAILRNPGLQHVVTGIEVLDVDPPPLRRRGAAAQRGVQLASYDESAGRLRDEVTRRGAAEIRELESLGYSVDEVDSDIQQRNGWLISPAQWQSWVDTFRMLTQQQHSRDPLEPSLAEDAVVRSLGLPRREWLSELAPDAGAELVNGRVQVAGAAPSLGPADAALDAIEQRLAAKPWAAPEQHELDAAGLGNRELAAAVRLGRILRLPGDIVLLPSAPALAMRELAALPQPFTTSQARQALDTTRRVAIPLLEHLDSRGWTRRLDGSTREVVRRTAAG, from the coding sequence ATGACTGGTGGCGGTGGGCCCCTGACGGCGGTCATCGCGACAGCTGGGCACGTCGATCACGGCAAGTCCGCACTCGTGCGCGCGCTCACCGGCATCGAGCCCGACCGGTGGAGCGAAGAGCGAGAGCGCGGCCTCACCATCGATCTCGGTTACGCGTGGACGACGCTTGGGACCGGCGAGACGGTCTCGTTCGTCGACGTACCAGGGCATCAGCGCTTCATCGGCAACATGCTGGCCGGCGTCGGCCCTGCGGCTGCGGTCATGCTGGTGGTGGCTGCCGACGAGGGGTGGCGGCAGCAGACCACCGAGCACCTGCTGGCGATCGATGCTCTCGGAATCCGTCACGGCCTGCTCGTCGTGACCCGCAGCGACCTCGCTGATCCCGGCCCCGCGATGGCCTCGGCCAAGGAGCGGATCGCCCGGAGCTCACTTGGACAGGTCGAGGCCGTGGCAGCGTCGGCGCGCACGGGGGCCGGCGTCGATGAGCTGCGCGCGGCGCTCTCCCGCCTCGTCACCGAGCTGCCCGTGCCTCGTCGCGACGGCCGAACCCGCGTGTGGATCGACCGCACGTTCACCATCCGGGGCGCGGGGACAGTGGTTACCGGGACGCTTGGGGAGGGCAGGCTGACGGTGGGAGAGGCGGTCCGGCTGATCCGTCCCGGCCGGACGTCGTACGACGCGCGGGTCCGCGGACTCCAGAGCCTCGACTCCCCTATCGACCACCTGGCCGCGACCGCACGAGCGGCAGTGAACCTGCCAAGCGTGGACGTCGGCGACGTCGGCCGCGGTGACCTGCTGTTGGCTGGCCAGTGGCCGCTGAGCGACACCCTCGACGTCCGGCTCACCAGCGCGTCGGCCAACGAGCTGCCCGAGGAGCTGATGCTGCACGTCGGGAGCCACGCCGCGCAGGTGCGCGTGCGGCCTCTCGGGGACGACGCCGTGCGCCTGCGGCTGCCGGCCACGCTGCCGTTGGTGGCGGGTGATCGCGCGATCCTGCGAAATCCGGGGCTACAGCACGTCGTCACTGGTATCGAGGTGCTCGATGTCGACCCTCCGCCGCTGCGCCGTCGCGGCGCGGCAGCCCAGCGGGGCGTACAGCTGGCGTCGTACGACGAGAGTGCCGGGCGGCTGCGCGACGAGGTCACGCGGCGAGGAGCCGCCGAGATCCGGGAGCTGGAGAGCCTGGGTTACTCGGTCGACGAGGTCGATTCCGACATCCAGCAGCGGAACGGCTGGCTCATCTCCCCTGCCCAGTGGCAGTCGTGGGTCGACACGTTTCGGATGCTCACTCAGCAGCAGCACTCGCGTGATCCACTCGAGCCCTCACTGGCCGAGGACGCCGTCGTGCGCTCGCTGGGCCTGCCACGACGAGAGTGGCTGAGCGAGCTCGCACCGGACGCCGGTGCCGAGCTGGTCAACGGACGCGTTCAAGTCGCGGGCGCCGCACCCAGTCTCGGCCCCGCGGACGCTGCCCTCGACGCGATCGAGCAGCGACTGGCCGCGAAGCCGTGGGCGGCGCCCGAGCAGCACGAGCTCGACGCTGCTGGCCTCGGCAATCGTGAGCTCGCGGCCGCCGTCCGGCTCGGTCGGATCCTTCGTCTGCCGGGCGACATCGTGCTGCTGCCGAGCGCGCCGGCGTTGGCGATGCGCGAGCTGGCTGCGCTGCCTCAGCCGTTCACGACCAGCCAGGCGCGGCAGGCTCTCGACACGACCCGACGGGTGGCTATCCCGCTGCTGGAACACCTCGACTCGCGCGGCTGGACGCGGCGTCTCGACGGCAGCACCCGAGAGGTCGTCCGCCGTACCGCCGCAGGCTGA
- a CDS encoding YigZ family protein, translating into MPEEYLTVVRDADAEIEVKRSRFLARVRRVDDEDSARAVIEQCRKEYWDARHHCSAFVLGSSSELSRSNDDGEPSGTAGAPILAAITGRGLSDVVVVVTRYFGGTLLGAGGLVRAYTDAAAAGLHDAGVLRRTHALLVEVRVALADVGKLENALRATGLDVRDVDYSIGTTALIRGALTPADEDAVRAQLASLTGGAAELRVVGETWRDHL; encoded by the coding sequence GTGCCCGAGGAGTACCTGACCGTCGTCCGCGACGCTGACGCCGAGATCGAGGTGAAGCGCTCGCGCTTCCTCGCTCGGGTCCGCCGCGTGGACGACGAGGACTCCGCGCGAGCGGTGATCGAGCAGTGCCGCAAGGAGTACTGGGACGCCCGGCACCACTGCAGCGCCTTCGTGCTGGGCTCGTCATCCGAGCTCAGCCGCTCGAACGATGACGGGGAGCCGTCGGGGACGGCGGGCGCACCGATCCTGGCTGCCATCACCGGCCGCGGGCTCAGCGACGTCGTCGTAGTAGTGACTCGATACTTCGGCGGAACGCTGCTCGGCGCCGGTGGCCTGGTGCGTGCCTACACCGACGCTGCGGCGGCGGGCCTGCACGACGCCGGCGTGCTGCGCCGTACGCACGCCCTCCTCGTCGAAGTGCGGGTGGCGTTGGCGGACGTTGGCAAGCTCGAGAACGCGCTTCGGGCGACCGGTCTGGACGTCCGCGACGTCGACTACTCCATCGGCACGACAGCGCTGATCCGCGGTGCTCTGACACCTGCCGACGAGGACGCCGTCCGCGCCCAGCTCGCCAGCCTCACCGGCGGTGCAGCCGAACTACGAGTCGTCGGCGAGACCTGGCGCGACCATCTGTGA
- a CDS encoding M1 family metallopeptidase, whose amino-acid sequence MTKNPLIGADSAGDDYTPKRGNGGYEVDSYFLDLHYRVPSNYLRALAVISIRTTQPLEKLTFDLTGLSVAKVTISGRRVKKFAARAGKLAIWPAATIEAGASVTVEIGYSGNPRPTRTPWGMLGWEELEGGAIVASQPTGASTWFPCNDHPSSKASYRFQITADAPYTVVANGTLISHRKSGSMATWVYRQTEPMASYLATLYIARAPWFQIRDDSLDVRQSAVVPAALRRRFDHDFARQGEMIALFSRLFGPYPFGDYKVLVTEDPLEIPLESQGMSTFGRNHVDGRNGSDRLIAHELAHQWFGNSVGLAAWQHIWLNEGFACYAEWLWSEYSGGRDADALAQQYHRRLAKLPQELLLADPGPRDMFDDRIYKRGALALHALRLAVEDAAFFDLTREWCLRNADGTVTTAMFLDLVQSRLDEAAVAVLRPWLFETALPSLG is encoded by the coding sequence GTGACCAAGAACCCCCTGATCGGCGCCGACTCCGCAGGAGACGACTACACGCCGAAGCGGGGCAACGGTGGGTATGAGGTCGACTCGTACTTCCTCGACCTGCACTACCGGGTCCCCTCGAACTACCTGCGAGCGCTGGCCGTCATCTCGATCCGCACCACCCAGCCCCTGGAGAAGCTGACCTTCGACCTCACGGGGCTCAGCGTGGCGAAGGTGACCATCAGCGGACGCCGGGTCAAGAAGTTCGCCGCCCGCGCCGGCAAGCTGGCGATCTGGCCGGCCGCGACCATCGAGGCCGGCGCGTCCGTCACCGTCGAGATCGGGTACTCGGGCAATCCGCGCCCGACCCGGACGCCGTGGGGGATGCTCGGGTGGGAAGAGCTCGAAGGCGGGGCGATCGTGGCCTCGCAGCCCACCGGCGCCTCGACCTGGTTCCCCTGCAACGACCATCCGTCGTCCAAGGCCTCCTACCGCTTCCAGATCACTGCGGACGCGCCGTACACGGTGGTCGCGAATGGCACCCTGATCTCGCACCGCAAGTCCGGCTCGATGGCGACGTGGGTGTACCGGCAGACCGAGCCGATGGCCAGCTACCTCGCCACGCTCTACATCGCCCGCGCTCCGTGGTTCCAGATCCGCGACGATAGCCTCGACGTCCGGCAGTCAGCCGTCGTCCCCGCCGCGCTGCGCCGCAGGTTCGATCATGACTTCGCGCGGCAGGGCGAGATGATCGCGCTGTTCAGCCGGCTGTTCGGACCGTATCCGTTCGGCGACTACAAGGTGCTCGTGACCGAGGATCCGCTGGAGATCCCGCTCGAGTCGCAAGGCATGTCGACCTTCGGCCGCAACCACGTCGATGGACGCAACGGCTCGGACCGGCTGATCGCGCATGAGCTGGCCCACCAGTGGTTCGGCAACTCCGTCGGGCTCGCAGCGTGGCAGCACATCTGGCTCAACGAGGGCTTCGCCTGCTACGCCGAGTGGCTGTGGTCGGAGTACTCCGGGGGGCGGGACGCCGACGCGCTGGCCCAGCAGTACCATCGCAGACTTGCCAAGCTCCCTCAGGAACTGCTGCTGGCTGACCCTGGCCCCCGGGACATGTTCGATGACCGGATCTACAAGCGCGGTGCGCTCGCCCTGCATGCGCTGCGGCTGGCAGTCGAAGACGCCGCCTTCTTCGATCTCACCCGCGAGTGGTGCCTGCGCAACGCCGACGGCACCGTCACGACCGCGATGTTCCTGGACCTGGTCCAGTCCCGGCTCGACGAGGCCGCCGTGGCGGTGCTGCGTCCCTGGTTGTTCGAGACCGCGCTGCCTTCCCTGGGCTGA
- a CDS encoding 4'-phosphopantetheinyl transferase superfamily protein codes for MPSDGGSRISTRRFSQPRNLHAGRGSAIDVHIDLCGQHAYAALVGGLGVRRECPDCGSIQHGRPTVDGGHISIAHAGDLHVVAHGGEPVGVDAEPDRQVEGIDAVALHRAERAVLASLEGVARAAAILQVWVAKEAALKLTGTGLRTAPETFVVRHPDGWYVEPGVIATRRIYVHRIPAEGSVIMLAGYQPAPRLVVRRRNDPANLE; via the coding sequence TTGCCTTCGGACGGCGGGAGCAGGATCAGCACCCGGCGATTCTCCCAGCCGCGTAACCTGCACGCCGGGAGGGGATCGGCCATCGACGTCCATATCGACCTGTGCGGGCAGCACGCGTACGCCGCGCTCGTCGGTGGGCTCGGGGTACGACGTGAATGCCCGGACTGCGGCAGCATTCAGCACGGCAGGCCGACCGTCGACGGAGGTCACATCAGCATCGCGCACGCGGGGGATCTGCATGTCGTCGCCCACGGCGGCGAGCCAGTCGGCGTGGACGCCGAGCCCGACCGGCAGGTCGAGGGCATCGATGCGGTTGCGCTGCACCGCGCCGAGCGGGCCGTCCTCGCGAGTCTCGAGGGCGTCGCGCGCGCCGCGGCGATCCTGCAGGTGTGGGTCGCCAAGGAAGCTGCGCTGAAGCTCACGGGCACGGGCCTGCGGACGGCGCCGGAAACCTTCGTCGTCCGGCACCCCGACGGGTGGTACGTCGAGCCGGGGGTGATCGCCACCCGGCGCATCTACGTGCACCGGATCCCCGCTGAGGGATCGGTGATCATGCTCGCCGGCTATCAGCCCGCTCCTCGGCTCGTCGTCCGACGCCGCAACGACCCCGCGAACCTAGAATGA
- a CDS encoding YihY/virulence factor BrkB family protein, whose protein sequence is MAKEGVAAEKEHTAPQPDDGRKPQAPTELKTAAWKIGLKRAVQEFGRDECSDLAASLTYRAVMAIAPALLALVSLLGVVSSGQQTTDAILDVVDQLGPGDAADTLEPIIKQVTESTGAGWTLVIGLLGAMWSASSYVGAFGRAMNRVYQVDEGRSTIKLRVQMYIVTAILVLGAALVLFGAVMSGPVARSVGDLIGLGSTAVTVWNIAKWPVILLIVVFMIALLYYATPNVKQPKFRWMSLGAAIAILVWILASLGFGFYVANFGNYNKTYGSLAGVIIFLLWLWLTNMALLFGAEVDAEVERARQLQAGIKAEKTLQLPPRDTVVSEKKEKKYRDVVSESRKLRQESTLDARAEERRRARQARIEGGGASPSKLQDY, encoded by the coding sequence GTGGCCAAAGAAGGAGTCGCCGCCGAGAAGGAGCACACCGCTCCGCAGCCGGACGACGGACGCAAGCCGCAGGCACCGACGGAGCTGAAGACCGCGGCGTGGAAGATCGGCCTGAAGCGTGCCGTACAGGAGTTCGGCCGTGACGAGTGTTCCGACCTGGCCGCGTCCCTGACCTACCGGGCGGTCATGGCGATCGCTCCCGCGCTGCTGGCGCTGGTGTCGCTGCTCGGCGTGGTCTCGTCCGGTCAGCAGACCACCGACGCGATCCTCGACGTGGTCGATCAGCTCGGCCCCGGCGATGCCGCCGACACGCTCGAGCCGATCATCAAGCAGGTCACTGAGTCGACCGGTGCCGGATGGACGCTCGTGATCGGCCTGCTCGGTGCCATGTGGTCCGCTTCGAGCTATGTCGGCGCATTCGGGCGTGCAATGAACCGCGTATATCAGGTCGACGAGGGACGCTCGACCATCAAGCTGCGCGTGCAGATGTACATCGTCACCGCGATCCTCGTGCTCGGGGCAGCGCTCGTGCTGTTCGGTGCGGTCATGAGCGGCCCCGTCGCTCGAAGCGTCGGAGATCTGATCGGGTTGGGCAGCACGGCTGTGACCGTGTGGAACATCGCGAAGTGGCCGGTGATCCTGCTCATCGTCGTGTTCATGATCGCCCTGCTGTACTACGCCACACCCAACGTCAAGCAGCCGAAGTTCCGATGGATGAGCCTCGGGGCGGCGATCGCGATCCTGGTGTGGATCCTCGCTTCGCTCGGTTTCGGCTTCTATGTCGCGAACTTCGGCAACTACAACAAGACCTACGGGTCGCTGGCCGGCGTCATCATCTTCCTGCTGTGGCTGTGGCTGACCAACATGGCGCTGCTGTTCGGTGCCGAGGTGGACGCCGAGGTCGAGCGGGCCCGGCAGCTGCAGGCCGGGATCAAGGCGGAGAAGACCTTGCAGCTCCCACCGCGCGACACGGTCGTCAGCGAGAAGAAGGAGAAGAAGTACCGCGACGTTGTCTCCGAGAGCCGCAAGCTGCGTCAGGAGAGCACGCTCGACGCGCGCGCCGAGGAGCGCCGCCGGGCGCGCCAGGCCCGGATCGAGGGTGGCGGCGCCAGCCCGTCCAAGCTGCAAGACTACTGA